One part of the Pannonibacter sp. XCT-53 genome encodes these proteins:
- a CDS encoding c-type cytochrome, with amino-acid sequence MQDRMSRKPQASTLPQEDHVSAWPGRWASLALLTAACALAVVLPDPARAGDAEAGAKVFKTCAACHNVDTDKKKVGPSLKGVIGRQPGSAPDFAYSKAMVEFGAGKTWDVALLTQYLASPRDVVKGTKMAFAGLKKPEDIDNVIAYLQGFSAPQ; translated from the coding sequence ATGCAAGACCGGATGTCCAGAAAACCCCAGGCAAGCACCCTGCCGCAGGAGGACCATGTCAGCGCGTGGCCGGGGCGTTGGGCGAGCCTCGCCCTGCTGACGGCCGCCTGCGCACTGGCGGTGGTCTTGCCGGATCCCGCAAGGGCCGGCGATGCCGAGGCCGGTGCAAAGGTGTTCAAGACCTGCGCGGCCTGCCACAACGTCGACACGGACAAGAAGAAGGTCGGTCCCAGCCTGAAAGGGGTGATCGGCCGGCAGCCGGGCAGCGCGCCGGATTTCGCCTATTCCAAGGCAATGGTAGAGTTTGGCGCGGGCAAGACCTGGGACGTGGCCCTGCTCACGCAATACCTTGCAAGCCCGCGCGATGTCGTGAAGGGAACCAAGATGGCCTTCGCGGGGCTCAAGAAGCCCGAAGACATCGACAATGTCATCGCCTATCTGCAGGGCTTCAGCGCACCGCAATAG